In the genome of Fusobacterium necrogenes, one region contains:
- the ppdK gene encoding pyruvate, phosphate dikinase: MKKVYLFAEGNKNMINLLGGKGGNLSEMKSIGLPIPEGIIISTEACKEYYKNERVLSTELKKEILEQIDKLEKLTGKSFEGEHPLLVSVRSGAPVSMPGMMDTILNLGMNDETAKKMIEIFKDEDFVYDLYFRFIQMFSEIVMGVEKELFFKLREKLKGRLSNLELINKAKIMYWEETGEFFPESAKEQLFMAINSIFKSWENERAKVYRRINRIDDSMGTAVVIQEMVFGNLNEKSGTGVAFTRNPSTGEKNIFGEYLLKAQGEDIVAGIRTPEAIERLREELPDIYEEFVKIACILEKHNKDMQDIEFTIEDGKLFLLQTRNGKRSPYAAIKIAVDMVKEGLLTKEEAIMKVDPAVLPQLLHGNFEPAALKNATLLGKGLAGSAGVAIGRVVFASERVHTKEMTILVREETSPEDIKGISLAQGIVTVKGGATSHGAVVARGMGKCCVTGCGDIKIDDIRREMTINGYTVKEGEFISISGYTGEIYLGKVGLTKPQFDDNLKEFVSWCKEIKRLGIRMNADTVTDAQLGKGFGAEGIGLCRTEHMFFQKDKIWTIRGMILSHDTDEVARALEKMHQLQREDFYNIFKVVENDVVIVRLLDPPLHEFLPKEQKDKEKMAEILGVSLEEIERRVRNLKDENPMLGHRGCRLAVTRPELYNVQARAIIEAGIQCKREGLDVKPEIMIPLIIGAKELLFIKKNLITEIEKVFEEQGMRIDYKLGTMMETPRACLLADEIGAEVDFFSFGTNDLTQTTMGLSRDDSVKFMPEYYENGILKVEPFATIDERGVGKLVKLAVELGRKNPHIEMGVCGEHGGDPKSIEFFEQVGLDYVSCSPFRVLVAIVAAAQSHIKYRR, encoded by the coding sequence ATGAAGAAAGTTTATTTATTTGCAGAAGGAAATAAGAACATGATAAATTTATTGGGAGGAAAAGGTGGAAATTTATCAGAGATGAAAAGTATAGGGTTACCTATTCCAGAAGGAATAATAATATCTACTGAAGCTTGTAAAGAATACTATAAAAATGAAAGAGTTTTAAGTACAGAATTAAAAAAAGAGATATTAGAACAAATAGATAAACTAGAGAAATTAACTGGAAAAAGTTTTGAGGGAGAACATCCATTATTAGTTTCAGTAAGGTCTGGAGCACCTGTATCTATGCCTGGAATGATGGATACAATATTAAATTTAGGAATGAATGATGAGACTGCTAAAAAGATGATAGAAATATTCAAAGATGAAGATTTTGTATATGATTTGTATTTTAGATTTATTCAAATGTTTTCCGAAATAGTAATGGGGGTAGAAAAAGAATTATTTTTTAAACTTAGAGAAAAATTAAAAGGAAGACTTTCTAATTTGGAATTAATAAATAAAGCCAAGATTATGTATTGGGAAGAAACTGGTGAATTTTTTCCAGAGAGTGCTAAAGAGCAACTATTTATGGCTATAAATTCTATATTTAAATCTTGGGAAAATGAAAGGGCAAAAGTATATAGAAGAATAAATAGAATAGATGATAGTATGGGAACTGCAGTTGTTATTCAAGAGATGGTATTTGGTAATTTAAATGAAAAATCTGGAACAGGAGTTGCTTTTACTAGAAATCCGTCTACTGGAGAAAAGAATATTTTTGGTGAATATTTGTTAAAAGCTCAAGGAGAAGATATAGTAGCGGGTATAAGAACTCCAGAAGCAATTGAAAGATTAAGAGAGGAATTACCAGATATATATGAAGAGTTTGTAAAAATAGCTTGCATATTGGAAAAGCATAATAAAGATATGCAAGATATAGAGTTTACTATCGAAGATGGAAAACTTTTCTTATTACAAACAAGAAATGGTAAGAGAAGTCCATATGCAGCTATAAAAATTGCTGTAGATATGGTAAAAGAGGGACTTTTAACTAAAGAGGAAGCAATAATGAAAGTAGATCCTGCTGTACTACCACAATTATTACATGGAAACTTTGAACCAGCTGCTTTAAAAAATGCTACACTATTAGGTAAAGGATTAGCTGGTTCTGCTGGAGTAGCTATTGGTAGAGTGGTATTTGCTTCTGAAAGAGTGCACACTAAAGAGATGACTATACTTGTAAGAGAGGAAACATCTCCAGAAGATATCAAAGGAATAAGTTTAGCTCAAGGAATAGTAACAGTAAAAGGTGGAGCAACTTCTCACGGAGCTGTTGTGGCAAGAGGTATGGGAAAATGTTGTGTAACAGGTTGTGGAGATATCAAGATAGATGATATAAGAAGAGAGATGACAATCAATGGTTATACAGTAAAAGAGGGAGAATTTATCTCAATAAGTGGATATACAGGAGAGATTTATCTTGGAAAAGTAGGACTTACAAAGCCACAATTTGATGATAACTTAAAAGAGTTTGTAAGTTGGTGTAAAGAGATAAAAAGATTAGGAATAAGAATGAATGCTGATACAGTAACAGATGCTCAATTAGGAAAAGGATTTGGAGCTGAGGGAATAGGACTTTGTAGAACTGAGCATATGTTTTTCCAAAAAGATAAAATTTGGACAATTAGAGGTATGATACTTAGCCATGATACTGATGAGGTAGCAAGAGCCTTAGAAAAGATGCACCAATTACAAAGAGAGGATTTCTATAACATATTTAAAGTAGTAGAAAATGATGTAGTCATAGTAAGACTTCTTGACCCACCTTTACATGAATTTTTACCAAAAGAGCAAAAGGATAAAGAGAAGATGGCTGAAATTCTAGGAGTATCTCTTGAAGAGATAGAGAGAAGAGTAAGAAATCTAAAAGATGAAAACCCTATGTTAGGACATAGAGGATGTAGGCTTGCTGTAACTCGTCCAGAATTATATAATGTACAAGCTAGAGCAATAATAGAAGCTGGAATACAATGTAAGAGAGAGGGATTAGATGTTAAACCTGAGATAATGATACCTTTAATAATAGGAGCAAAAGAGTTGTTATTTATTAAGAAAAATCTAATTACAGAGATAGAAAAGGTATTTGAAGAGCAAGGTATGAGAATAGATTATAAACTAGGAACTATGATGGAAACTCCAAGAGCTTGTTTACTTGCTGATGAGATAGGAGCAGAGGTGGATTTCTTCTCATTTGGAACTAATGACTTAACTCAAACTACTATGGGACTTTCAAGAGATGACTCAGTTAAATTTATGCCAGAGTATTATGAGAATGGAATATTAAAAGTTGAACCTTTTGCAACAATAGATGAAAGAGGAGTAGGAAAATTAGTAAAACTAGCTGTAGAACTTGGAAGAAAAAATCCACATATAGAGATGGGAGTATGTGGAGAGCATGGTGGAGACCCTAAGAGTATAGAGTTCTTTGAACAAGTAGGATTAGATTATGTAAGTTGTTCTCCATTTAGAGTTTTAGTAGCTATAGTTGCTGCAGCTCAAAGTCATATAAAATATAGAAGATAG